A single region of the Nocardioides aquaticus genome encodes:
- a CDS encoding caspase family protein, which produces MGVMSHRNRRALVVGINNYARGPLYGCVADAEGIATRLARHDDGAPNFTVAILTADHGADPVDRPDLREAMAQLFENASGKDLFFYFSGHGREDIRGAELVTSDNDGVPVNELMTLANNSAASTVTIVLDCCFSGDVGNTPGLQATQVAPDFRKAIAALSEGVTVLAASKSTEVSMESAGHGEFTRLLLDGLDGAATDHLGNITALSLYAHASRAFDAWEQTPVFKAHVTDAVLLRSGPEWISAEDARHLPDHFDTATSRISLTDEHEGEGRPLSSPGTPAQQELDYLKRLRNVGLATTENDEDFYFATLQHHDVFLTPAGRMLWALADKGSL; this is translated from the coding sequence ATGGGCGTGATGTCGCATCGGAACCGCCGGGCACTGGTAGTTGGAATCAACAACTACGCGCGCGGACCTCTGTACGGGTGTGTCGCCGACGCCGAAGGGATTGCCACCCGCCTCGCGAGACATGACGACGGTGCGCCGAACTTCACTGTTGCCATCTTGACAGCGGACCACGGCGCGGATCCCGTCGACCGTCCTGATCTGCGGGAGGCCATGGCCCAACTCTTCGAGAACGCGAGCGGCAAGGATCTCTTCTTCTACTTCTCAGGGCACGGCCGAGAAGACATCCGAGGCGCGGAACTCGTCACCTCTGACAACGACGGCGTCCCGGTCAACGAACTCATGACCTTGGCCAACAACAGCGCAGCCAGCACCGTCACCATCGTGCTCGACTGCTGCTTCAGTGGCGATGTCGGCAACACCCCAGGGCTGCAAGCAACCCAGGTTGCCCCGGACTTCCGTAAGGCCATCGCGGCACTGTCCGAAGGGGTAACGGTCCTTGCCGCATCCAAGTCCACCGAGGTCTCGATGGAATCGGCAGGACACGGGGAGTTCACGCGCCTGCTCCTTGATGGCCTCGACGGTGCGGCAACCGATCACCTGGGCAACATCACCGCCCTGTCTCTGTACGCGCACGCTTCGCGCGCGTTCGACGCTTGGGAGCAGACACCGGTATTCAAGGCTCACGTGACCGATGCTGTCCTGCTTCGCAGCGGCCCGGAGTGGATCTCGGCAGAGGACGCGCGGCACCTGCCCGATCACTTCGACACCGCCACGTCCCGAATCTCGCTGACCGACGAACACGAAGGAGAGGGCCGTCCACTCTCCTCACCGGGCACGCCTGCGCAGCAGGAACTCGACTACCTCAAGCGGCTCCGCAACGTGGGACTGGCGACGACCGAGAACGACGAGGACTTCTACTTCGCGACGCTGCAGCATCACGATGTGTTCCTCACTCCCGCCGGTCGGATGCTCTGGGCGCTTGCCGACAAGGGCAGCCTGTGA
- a CDS encoding Eco57I restriction-modification methylase domain-containing protein produces the protein MAQLSNDEVPTPPKLARAVLDELPGNVWGTPDYVWLDPFCKSGVFLREAAGRLLEGLSDQFPDFDARRDHIYRNMLWGTSITEMTGLISRRSLYYSRDASGSDSVVQFDDGAGNLPFVHTRHTYPKKIDGTVTGGCLKCGAAFDLERGEARENYAYSFIHDAYPTEEMRDMKFDVIVGNPPYQIGVDGSNRDRPLYQLFVDQAIALRPRYVAMITPSRWFAGGLGLAEFRAARLADRHMRVLVDYPRLYDAFPGVKIRGGVSYFLWNRDEPGTCRVQTMWNGQPLGEPVERHLDEWDVLIRRNEAVSILRKVQSKNEATLDAKVSSRLPFGFQTNVHGKDTSAGLPDAVRFYGSKKQTWMDRNAITVNKSEVGLCKVLMHRAYGEDGEPPYRVTAAPTLVGKDTACSGTYLVVGAYEKMEQAGNLDAFLRTRFVRFLIQLRMNTQDIKRDTFAFVPDLPMASRWTDADLYQRYGLDASEVEFIKSQVREMAVNPASDAGPQ, from the coding sequence TTGGCCCAACTGTCCAACGACGAGGTCCCCACTCCGCCCAAGTTGGCCCGAGCAGTGCTGGACGAACTCCCCGGCAACGTTTGGGGGACACCCGACTACGTGTGGCTTGACCCATTCTGTAAGTCGGGAGTGTTCCTCCGCGAAGCCGCAGGGCGGCTCTTGGAGGGCCTCTCGGACCAATTCCCCGACTTCGATGCGCGCCGCGACCACATCTACCGCAACATGCTTTGGGGAACCTCCATAACAGAAATGACCGGACTCATCTCGCGGCGCTCGCTTTACTACAGCCGCGACGCGAGCGGATCAGACTCAGTTGTGCAGTTCGACGACGGAGCGGGCAACCTCCCGTTTGTTCATACAAGACACACCTACCCCAAAAAGATCGATGGAACCGTCACGGGCGGATGTCTAAAGTGCGGCGCTGCGTTCGACCTTGAACGCGGTGAAGCACGCGAGAACTACGCCTACTCATTCATTCACGACGCCTACCCGACGGAGGAGATGCGCGACATGAAGTTCGATGTGATCGTCGGCAATCCTCCCTACCAAATCGGCGTAGACGGCTCGAACCGCGACCGACCCCTCTACCAACTCTTTGTGGACCAAGCAATCGCTCTACGGCCTCGATACGTAGCCATGATTACTCCATCGAGGTGGTTCGCCGGAGGACTCGGACTCGCTGAGTTCAGAGCCGCCCGACTGGCGGACCGCCACATGCGTGTGCTGGTTGACTACCCCCGCCTCTACGACGCCTTCCCGGGCGTGAAGATTCGCGGCGGCGTCTCCTACTTCCTTTGGAACCGTGACGAACCCGGAACCTGCCGAGTCCAGACCATGTGGAACGGTCAGCCCCTGGGCGAGCCGGTTGAGCGCCACCTCGACGAATGGGACGTTCTCATCCGCCGAAACGAAGCGGTCTCGATCCTGCGGAAAGTCCAGTCCAAGAACGAGGCCACACTCGACGCCAAGGTGTCCTCCCGACTTCCGTTCGGCTTCCAAACAAACGTGCATGGCAAGGACACCTCCGCAGGCTTGCCCGACGCGGTTCGCTTCTATGGCAGCAAAAAGCAGACGTGGATGGACCGCAACGCGATCACGGTCAACAAGTCCGAGGTCGGATTATGCAAGGTGCTGATGCACCGGGCATACGGAGAGGACGGTGAGCCCCCGTACCGCGTCACAGCCGCCCCAACTTTGGTAGGGAAAGACACCGCCTGCTCAGGCACCTACCTCGTTGTCGGTGCCTACGAGAAGATGGAACAGGCCGGAAACCTCGACGCGTTCCTTCGGACACGGTTCGTGCGATTCCTCATTCAACTCCGCATGAACACGCAAGACATCAAAAGAGACACCTTCGCCTTCGTCCCAGACTTGCCCATGGCATCGCGCTGGACGGACGCTGACCTCTACCAGCGGTACGGGCTCGACGCGTCTGAAGTCGAGTTCATCAAGTCGCAGGTCCGCGAGATGGCTGTCAACCCCGCTTCCGACGCAGGTCCCCAATGA
- a CDS encoding DUF6308 family protein, which yields MSTPEALPTVAYGDGRTLTLPKGWAPVEESMFATGLAQTAMAFTGGEDSVEHAVGNLVRYYDPAGAYSGATFLDVEEYDEYAITAADLWAVTTLSMEVPPNAGRALMNPGPLRTIVGSKLHHLPATLPLSDVAPQHLDHMYDLYTAIRTMLPALGKRDTNQWVMASKTCARKRPMLFPVRDSQVCKYLADNRLTGNKPGRLGSFGRDIQVFAYLSTHPTVRHWIKTARDNVLEQHPTWTVDWSDLRILDIALWMQATRT from the coding sequence ATGAGCACCCCTGAGGCCCTACCAACAGTTGCCTACGGCGACGGACGGACCCTGACGCTGCCGAAGGGGTGGGCGCCGGTCGAGGAGTCCATGTTCGCGACCGGCCTGGCACAGACGGCGATGGCGTTCACTGGGGGAGAGGACTCGGTCGAGCACGCCGTCGGCAACCTCGTCCGGTACTACGACCCAGCAGGTGCCTACTCCGGGGCAACGTTCCTGGACGTTGAGGAGTACGACGAGTACGCCATTACCGCCGCCGACCTGTGGGCCGTGACCACCCTGAGCATGGAGGTGCCACCGAACGCCGGGCGGGCGCTGATGAACCCCGGGCCGCTCCGCACCATCGTGGGCAGCAAACTCCACCACCTTCCTGCGACTCTGCCGCTCTCCGACGTGGCCCCGCAGCACCTTGATCACATGTACGACCTCTACACCGCCATCAGGACGATGCTCCCGGCGCTGGGGAAGCGCGACACTAATCAGTGGGTCATGGCCTCGAAGACCTGCGCCCGCAAGCGCCCGATGCTCTTTCCGGTCCGCGACTCCCAGGTCTGCAAGTACCTCGCCGACAACCGACTCACGGGAAACAAACCTGGGCGGCTCGGATCGTTCGGTCGCGACATCCAGGTCTTCGCGTACCTCAGCACTCACCCGACCGTGCGCCACTGGATCAAGACCGCCCGCGACAACGTGCTCGAACAACACCCCACCTGGACAGTCGACTGGTCCGACCTCCGCATCCTCGACATCGCGCTCTGGATGCAAGCAACCCGCACTTGA
- a CDS encoding GIY-YIG nuclease family protein, with the protein MIYAYTVPGRKDQAWDRTVGQMHTTGTGLIKVGETTKPTAFERIKQQLNTAYPGLRGVDILLEEEAKRSDGSWFGDRDVHRALVTQGISKEQEWFEATLDEVKAALVAVRNGTAYESQRTQDFPMRPEQEDAVAQTAGYFLSQGGGTHAPKVLWNAKMRFGKTFTAYQLAREMGFKRTLVLTYKPAVQSAWRDDLLGHVDFEGWHFVDRTTPVNVADELADGADPLVWFASFQDITGKAAGGGIKERNETLHYIEWDCIVLDEYHFGAWRDGARDLYDPTEKELAEVEEPDDWVTEEDLGLNSKHYLYLSGTPFRAITNGEFTEDAVFNWTYVDEQNAKAHWDDADGQNPYVDLPGMKMYAYEIGAPATEWANDGEFNGFSLTEYFKAQKADPESKSKKVERGTYTFNDETRVKDFLEMLRGKLTEQMKVQLLGVSGKKAPFPYESADFRDAIQHSVWYMADVGSCFAMRDILEAHPYFNGFEIHVAAGAGAGMGAEAKPPVEKAIKKARDQRLSGSITLSCGKLMTGVTIREWGAILMLRSLKSPESYFQSAFRVQSPWSYRTAGGSIDVQKDTVYVFEFDPNRALTLVAEYGMKLATTGETTPQQAIGDLMNYLPIFQFSGGQMRQLDAADVLNIATTGVGASALAARWNSPVLVDVNEHTLSALLEHPDLLEALEQIEDFRNLANMAQQVVTSTKKLKKVEREKGKNNLDDDEKTERKESNSARKQIREKLQKFLAKIPVFMYVTDFREESLKDVIESLDSELFTRVTGLTVKDFRLLNRLGLFNAQHMNAAIYQFKSFENASLHYADEAVPDGTGTKVGLWDKRIDASQLGLGYDDLADTTEQPTTEDPDAGAPAGPKQASPTDWLRAKARATN; encoded by the coding sequence TTGATCTACGCCTACACCGTGCCCGGACGGAAAGACCAAGCCTGGGACCGAACCGTCGGTCAAATGCACACAACCGGCACCGGCCTCATCAAGGTCGGCGAGACAACAAAGCCCACCGCCTTCGAACGCATCAAGCAGCAACTCAACACCGCCTACCCGGGACTCCGTGGGGTTGACATCCTCTTAGAAGAAGAGGCGAAACGCTCCGACGGTTCGTGGTTCGGCGACCGAGACGTTCACCGCGCACTCGTCACCCAAGGGATCTCGAAAGAGCAAGAGTGGTTTGAAGCCACTCTCGACGAGGTGAAAGCCGCCCTCGTTGCAGTGCGCAACGGAACTGCCTACGAGTCTCAGCGCACACAAGACTTCCCGATGCGACCCGAGCAGGAGGACGCAGTCGCGCAAACGGCTGGCTACTTCCTCTCCCAGGGAGGCGGCACACACGCTCCTAAAGTGCTCTGGAACGCCAAGATGCGCTTCGGGAAGACCTTCACCGCCTACCAACTGGCCCGAGAAATGGGCTTCAAGCGAACCCTCGTCCTCACCTATAAACCGGCAGTCCAGTCGGCCTGGCGCGACGACCTTCTCGGGCACGTCGACTTCGAGGGGTGGCACTTCGTTGACCGGACAACGCCGGTCAACGTCGCGGATGAGTTGGCTGACGGAGCGGACCCGCTGGTCTGGTTCGCGTCGTTCCAAGACATCACCGGGAAGGCAGCGGGCGGCGGCATCAAGGAACGCAACGAGACACTCCACTACATCGAGTGGGACTGCATCGTTCTCGACGAGTACCACTTCGGTGCTTGGCGAGACGGTGCGCGTGACCTCTACGACCCGACCGAGAAAGAACTCGCCGAGGTCGAGGAACCGGACGACTGGGTGACGGAGGAAGACCTTGGTCTCAACTCCAAGCACTACCTCTACCTGTCGGGCACGCCGTTCCGCGCCATCACCAACGGCGAGTTCACCGAAGACGCGGTATTCAACTGGACCTACGTAGACGAGCAGAACGCCAAGGCTCACTGGGATGACGCGGACGGACAAAACCCGTACGTAGACCTGCCGGGTATGAAGATGTACGCGTACGAGATCGGTGCGCCCGCAACAGAGTGGGCTAACGACGGCGAGTTCAACGGGTTCAGCCTGACCGAATACTTCAAGGCACAGAAGGCGGACCCCGAATCCAAGTCCAAGAAGGTCGAGCGCGGCACCTACACCTTCAACGACGAGACCCGCGTCAAAGACTTCCTGGAAATGCTGCGCGGCAAGTTAACCGAGCAGATGAAGGTGCAACTTCTCGGGGTGAGCGGGAAGAAGGCGCCCTTCCCCTACGAGTCAGCCGACTTCAGAGACGCCATCCAGCACTCCGTCTGGTACATGGCTGACGTGGGTTCCTGCTTCGCTATGCGTGACATCCTTGAGGCGCACCCATACTTCAACGGCTTCGAAATCCACGTCGCGGCGGGTGCCGGTGCGGGCATGGGTGCGGAGGCCAAGCCACCCGTCGAGAAAGCCATCAAAAAGGCTCGCGACCAAAGGCTGTCTGGGTCCATCACGCTGTCCTGCGGCAAGTTGATGACAGGTGTGACCATCCGCGAGTGGGGCGCGATCCTCATGCTCCGCAGCCTCAAGTCGCCTGAGTCCTACTTCCAGTCCGCGTTCCGCGTCCAGTCACCCTGGTCGTATCGCACGGCAGGCGGCAGCATCGACGTCCAGAAGGACACCGTCTACGTCTTCGAGTTTGATCCCAACCGTGCGCTCACTCTGGTAGCCGAATACGGCATGAAGTTAGCGACGACTGGAGAGACCACTCCACAGCAGGCCATTGGCGACCTCATGAACTACTTGCCCATCTTCCAGTTCTCAGGCGGACAGATGCGCCAACTGGACGCCGCCGACGTACTCAACATCGCCACAACTGGCGTGGGGGCATCTGCCCTCGCTGCCCGCTGGAATTCGCCGGTCCTAGTCGACGTCAATGAGCACACTCTCAGCGCACTCCTCGAACACCCCGACCTGTTGGAAGCGCTGGAGCAGATCGAGGACTTCCGCAACCTCGCCAACATGGCCCAGCAGGTCGTCACCTCAACCAAGAAACTGAAAAAGGTTGAGCGTGAGAAAGGTAAGAACAACCTCGACGACGACGAGAAAACGGAGAGAAAGGAGTCCAACAGTGCACGAAAGCAGATCCGCGAGAAATTGCAGAAATTTCTCGCCAAGATCCCCGTATTCATGTACGTCACGGACTTCCGTGAGGAATCGCTCAAGGACGTCATCGAGTCACTCGACTCCGAACTTTTCACCCGCGTCACGGGGCTGACCGTCAAAGACTTCCGACTCCTCAACCGGCTTGGCCTCTTCAACGCCCAGCACATGAACGCCGCCATCTACCAGTTCAAGTCATTCGAGAACGCCAGCCTCCACTACGCCGACGAGGCCGTACCCGACGGAACCGGCACCAAGGTCGGACTCTGGGACAAGAGGATCGACGCTTCCCAACTCGGTCTGGGTTACGACGACCTCGCGGACACAACTGAGCAACCGACGACCGAGGACCCGGACGCTGGCGCACCGGCGGGGCCGAAGCAGGCGAGCCCCACCGACTGGTTACGCGCGAAGGCCAGAGCGACCAACTAG
- a CDS encoding TIR domain-containing protein, with translation MSLPRAFLSFDFDNDSDVKVMFAGQAKKDSPTPFAVEDWSSKTALPQAEWEKLIKSKINNCHMLIVLVGKNMSTATGVVKEIEMARAQNVPCFGVYVNGAGATSTLPTGLARKSVTAWKWESVANMVDQCANLGKNAGAAGWA, from the coding sequence ATGTCCCTGCCCCGCGCTTTCCTTAGTTTCGACTTCGACAATGATTCTGATGTGAAGGTTATGTTCGCTGGGCAGGCGAAGAAGGACTCGCCTACCCCCTTCGCTGTTGAAGACTGGTCCTCGAAGACCGCCCTTCCCCAAGCCGAGTGGGAGAAGTTGATCAAGTCCAAGATCAACAACTGTCACATGCTTATCGTGCTTGTCGGCAAGAACATGAGCACCGCCACAGGCGTGGTCAAGGAGATCGAGATGGCACGAGCGCAGAACGTGCCCTGCTTCGGCGTCTACGTCAACGGTGCCGGAGCGACATCGACCTTGCCGACTGGGCTCGCTCGGAAGAGCGTTACTGCCTGGAAGTGGGAATCGGTGGCGAACATGGTCGACCAGTGCGCCAACCTTGGGAAGAACGCGGGCGCCGCCGGATGGGCGTGA
- a CDS encoding helix-turn-helix domain-containing protein, translating to MPALTDEEFAALKESLREHGCLVAVEYDEHGDVLDGHHRLRALRELGIGSHPRVIRAGLGGHAEKVAHALALHLHRRHLTLEQRAGAVLRLRGLGWSVRRIAGETGIPRSTVSRDLTRSPEAGPEVIVGVDGKSYSARQPIRPTTVYVQSAHQQRTAQDALRVLGQDTPRKAVDLRRLERLRREKNARTGREALASESVVPDVDLRCAAIANLRIAAGTVDLVLTDPPFLREDFAPGGPWDVLGHRTSGSDDRSQRAGPRATHSASSNGHEKSTCSASPTKNVQRTCPKSNRSSKPGSKSRKKPLATGTN from the coding sequence ATGCCTGCGCTCACGGACGAGGAGTTCGCAGCACTGAAGGAGAGCCTGCGTGAGCATGGGTGCCTCGTCGCGGTCGAGTACGACGAGCACGGCGACGTTCTGGACGGGCACCACAGGCTTCGTGCGCTGCGGGAACTGGGCATCGGGAGCCACCCAAGGGTCATCCGGGCGGGTCTTGGCGGTCACGCCGAGAAGGTGGCGCATGCGCTGGCATTGCACCTTCACCGTCGCCATCTGACCCTGGAACAGCGGGCCGGGGCGGTTCTGCGGCTTCGGGGTTTGGGGTGGAGTGTGCGCCGGATTGCGGGCGAGACCGGCATCCCTCGGTCGACGGTCTCGCGCGATCTGACCCGGTCACCGGAGGCGGGTCCAGAGGTCATCGTGGGGGTAGACGGGAAGTCGTACTCGGCCCGACAGCCAATAAGGCCGACCACCGTTTACGTCCAGTCTGCTCACCAGCAACGCACGGCTCAAGACGCGTTACGCGTGCTCGGGCAGGACACGCCACGTAAGGCTGTTGACCTGCGACGACTCGAACGACTGCGCCGTGAGAAGAACGCTCGGACCGGTCGGGAGGCGTTGGCATCTGAGTCGGTGGTGCCCGACGTGGACCTGCGATGCGCCGCCATCGCAAACCTCCGAATTGCGGCAGGCACTGTCGACCTCGTTCTGACCGACCCGCCTTTCCTCCGTGAGGATTTCGCTCCCGGTGGCCCTTGGGACGTGCTCGGGCATCGGACGAGTGGCTCCGACGATCGGAGTCAGAGGGCCGGGCCGCGCGCAACGCACAGCGCGAGCAGCAACGGGCACGAGAAGAGCACTTGCTCAGCCTCACCAACGAAGAACGTGCAACGTACCTGTCCAAAGAGCAACAGATCGAGCAAGCCCGGCAGCAAGTCGAGGAAGAAGCCTCTCGCTACTGGGACGAACTAA